A region of Planococcus sp. MSAK28401 DNA encodes the following proteins:
- a CDS encoding enoyl-CoA hydratase, which translates to MEFISWKKEDGIAIATINRPPANALSRALILEVDALLDEVKNDSDVRAIVLHGEGRFFSAGADIKEFTEVSSGEEFSKLSASGQAVFERVETFHKPVIAAIHGAALGGGLELAMSCHMRFVTENAKLGLPELQLGLIPGFAGTQRLPRYVGVAKAAEMLLTSDPITGEEAVQLGLANRSFGEEDLLSQTLSIAKKIAKKSPVSVKAAIDMLQYSKRGAFEEGVKAEADSFGTVFVSEDAKEGISAFLEKREAQFKGK; encoded by the coding sequence GTGGAATTTATCAGCTGGAAAAAAGAAGATGGGATAGCGATCGCGACGATCAATCGGCCGCCGGCAAATGCATTGTCTCGCGCGCTGATCTTAGAAGTCGATGCGCTTCTGGATGAAGTGAAAAACGACTCGGATGTCCGCGCAATTGTCTTGCACGGAGAAGGGCGTTTCTTCTCGGCAGGGGCCGACATCAAAGAGTTTACGGAAGTGTCCTCAGGGGAAGAATTCTCGAAACTGTCGGCGAGTGGCCAAGCCGTATTTGAACGCGTGGAAACATTCCATAAGCCAGTCATTGCCGCGATACATGGTGCCGCACTCGGCGGAGGTTTGGAGCTCGCCATGAGTTGCCATATGCGTTTTGTCACAGAAAATGCTAAACTGGGATTGCCGGAACTGCAATTGGGCTTGATTCCTGGATTTGCTGGAACACAGCGCTTGCCGCGTTATGTCGGAGTGGCCAAAGCCGCTGAAATGCTCTTGACGAGTGATCCGATTACAGGCGAAGAAGCAGTGCAGCTCGGTCTTGCCAACCGTTCGTTCGGCGAAGAAGACCTTCTTTCGCAAACGCTTTCAATTGCGAAGAAAATTGCGAAAAAGAGCCCGGTATCCGTCAAGGCGGCCATCGACATGCTTCAGTATTCGAAGCGCGGGGCATTTGAAGAAGGGGTCAAAGCAGAAGCAGATTCGTTCGGTACGGTCTTCGTATCGGAAGACGCGAAGGAAGGCATTAGCGCTTTCCTGGAAAAACGCGAAGCACAATTTAAAGGGAAATAA
- a CDS encoding endonuclease MutS2, producing the protein MIAERALRTLEFYKIREEVAAFCTSSLGKDLVKGLLPSTEIAEVNRLLEEMDEAAQLLRIKNNVPMGGISDIRPHAKRAQIGGSLSPVELMEVSSTIRASRILRHFLEAIDAEEDIDIPHFMEKKESMPILTQLEHDINACIDDNGTVVDSASSELRSIRQSLRAQESRVREKLESLIRGRNASKMLSDSIVTIRNDRFVIPVKQEYRSHYGGIVHDQSSSGQTLFVEPDAVVQANNEVRRLKLKEKEEIDRILQMLSAKVQEVAHELFTLVGVLAEVDLILAKAKYGQAHKCSKPEMNTEGYINLRKARHPLIPQDEVVPNDIEFGRDITAIVITGPNTGGKTVTLKTVGLSTLMAQAGLPVPALEGSELAVFDQIFADIGDEQSIEQSLSTFSSHMVNIVDILEKFDENSLVIFDELGAGTDPQEGAALAISLLDEVHGRGARVIATTHYPELKAYGYNREGVANASVEFDVETLSPTYRLLIGVPGRSNAFEISKRLGLPEHIISHAKSFTGTDRKEVDSMIASLEQSRREAERDAEETRSVLEESETLKEDLAKRLADYDSRKELLEDKAKEKARKIVDQARAEAEAVIKELRQMQLTQQTGVKEHQLIDAKKRLENAMPENRVLKKAKKQNEPVALKPNDEVKVLSYGQKGSLVEKVSDTEWIVQVGILKMKLPESDLSYTKPEKQKETRTMTSLKGREGYTKMELDLRGERYEDALSRVEKYLDDALLANYHQVSIIHGKGTGALRQGVQQYLKKHPRVKSYRFGEPGEGGSGVTVAELK; encoded by the coding sequence ATGATCGCAGAGCGCGCATTACGAACTCTCGAATTTTATAAAATCCGTGAAGAAGTGGCTGCATTTTGCACTTCATCACTTGGAAAAGATTTAGTGAAAGGGCTTTTGCCGTCGACAGAGATCGCGGAAGTGAACCGTTTGCTGGAAGAAATGGACGAAGCGGCGCAATTATTGCGCATCAAGAACAATGTGCCAATGGGCGGGATCTCCGATATCCGCCCCCACGCCAAACGCGCACAAATCGGCGGCAGTTTGAGCCCGGTGGAATTGATGGAAGTTTCCTCGACGATCCGCGCAAGCCGCATTTTACGCCATTTCCTTGAAGCCATCGATGCGGAAGAAGATATCGACATTCCCCATTTCATGGAGAAAAAAGAAAGCATGCCGATTTTGACGCAGCTCGAGCACGATATCAATGCCTGCATCGACGATAACGGGACAGTGGTCGACAGCGCCAGCTCGGAATTGCGCAGCATTCGCCAATCACTGCGCGCGCAGGAAAGCCGCGTGCGCGAAAAACTGGAGAGTTTGATCCGCGGCCGCAATGCATCGAAAATGCTGTCGGATTCGATTGTCACCATCCGCAACGACCGTTTCGTCATCCCTGTCAAACAGGAATACAGAAGCCATTACGGCGGCATCGTCCACGATCAATCATCTTCAGGCCAGACGCTTTTCGTCGAGCCGGATGCCGTCGTGCAGGCGAACAATGAAGTGCGCCGCCTCAAACTGAAAGAAAAAGAAGAAATCGATCGCATCCTTCAAATGCTGTCCGCTAAAGTACAGGAAGTCGCACATGAATTGTTTACGTTGGTCGGCGTGTTGGCGGAAGTCGATTTAATCCTGGCCAAAGCGAAGTATGGCCAAGCGCATAAATGTTCGAAACCTGAAATGAACACGGAAGGCTATATCAATTTAAGAAAAGCGCGCCATCCGCTTATTCCACAAGATGAAGTGGTGCCGAACGATATCGAGTTCGGCCGGGACATTACGGCGATTGTCATCACCGGACCGAATACAGGCGGAAAGACCGTTACTTTGAAAACGGTCGGCTTGTCGACTTTGATGGCGCAGGCAGGGCTTCCTGTCCCGGCGCTCGAAGGTTCGGAACTGGCTGTATTCGACCAGATCTTTGCCGATATCGGCGATGAGCAATCGATCGAGCAAAGCTTGAGTACGTTCTCCTCTCATATGGTCAATATCGTCGACATTCTCGAGAAATTCGATGAGAACTCACTCGTCATTTTCGATGAGCTCGGTGCCGGTACTGACCCGCAAGAAGGCGCAGCGCTTGCCATTTCTTTATTGGACGAAGTACATGGCAGAGGTGCACGCGTCATCGCGACGACCCATTATCCGGAACTGAAAGCTTACGGCTACAACCGGGAAGGGGTCGCCAATGCCAGCGTCGAATTCGATGTGGAAACTTTGAGCCCGACTTATCGCCTGTTGATCGGGGTGCCGGGACGCAGCAACGCGTTCGAAATCTCCAAGCGGCTCGGGTTGCCGGAGCATATCATTTCCCATGCGAAAAGCTTCACCGGAACCGACCGCAAAGAAGTCGACTCGATGATCGCTTCGCTTGAGCAGAGCCGTCGCGAGGCAGAACGGGATGCAGAAGAAACCCGTTCTGTGCTCGAAGAATCTGAGACCTTAAAAGAAGACTTGGCGAAACGCCTTGCGGACTATGACAGCCGCAAAGAGCTGCTTGAAGACAAAGCAAAAGAAAAAGCGCGCAAAATCGTCGATCAGGCGCGCGCCGAAGCGGAAGCAGTTATCAAGGAACTGCGCCAAATGCAGCTCACCCAGCAGACAGGCGTCAAAGAACATCAGCTGATCGATGCGAAAAAACGGCTGGAAAATGCGATGCCGGAAAACCGCGTCTTGAAAAAAGCGAAAAAGCAAAACGAGCCGGTTGCTTTGAAACCGAACGACGAAGTGAAAGTGCTGTCTTACGGGCAAAAAGGCAGCCTGGTCGAAAAAGTTTCCGACACTGAATGGATTGTCCAGGTCGGCATTTTGAAAATGAAGTTGCCTGAATCCGACCTCAGCTATACAAAACCTGAAAAGCAAAAAGAAACCCGCACGATGACCAGCTTGAAAGGCCGTGAAGGTTATACGAAAATGGAATTAGACCTTCGCGGAGAGCGCTACGAGGATGCCCTTTCACGCGTGGAGAAATATTTGGACGATGCCTTATTGGCGAATTACCACCAAGTCTCTATCATCCACGGTAAAGGAACCGGTGCACTTCGCCAAGGGGTGCAGCAATATTTGAAAAAACATCCACGCGTCAAAAGCTATCGCTTTGGCGAACCGGGTGAAGGCGGCTCGGGTGTAACAGTCGCTGAATTGAAGTAA
- a CDS encoding electron transfer flavoprotein subunit alpha/FixB family protein: MSKKVLVLGETREGALRNVSFEAIAAAKKISGGGEVVAVLLGEAVSEFGNELVAYGADRVITVEHPHLKSYTSDGYGQAFMAVVDQEQPEAIVFGHTAVGKDLSPKIASKLQTGLISDVTDIEGEGADAVFIRPIYSGKAFEKVKLKEDGVVFITVRPNNIAPLEREERSGDVSSLSVDITNLRTIIKNVVRKSAEGVDLSEAKVIIAGGRGVKSKEGFEPLQELADLLGGAVGASRGACDADYCDYSLQIGQTGKVVTPDLYIAAGISGAIQHMAGMSNSKVIVAINKDPEANIFKVADYGIVGDLFDVIPLLTEEFKKVM, encoded by the coding sequence ATGTCGAAAAAAGTATTAGTATTGGGCGAAACGCGTGAAGGCGCTTTGCGCAACGTATCATTTGAAGCAATTGCCGCAGCCAAGAAAATTTCAGGCGGCGGAGAAGTTGTTGCTGTCTTGCTTGGGGAAGCAGTGAGCGAGTTTGGAAACGAATTGGTAGCTTACGGCGCTGACCGTGTCATTACGGTTGAGCACCCACACTTGAAATCCTATACATCTGATGGTTACGGCCAGGCGTTCATGGCGGTCGTCGACCAGGAACAACCTGAAGCAATCGTCTTTGGCCATACTGCGGTCGGCAAGGACTTGTCGCCAAAAATCGCATCGAAATTGCAAACCGGCTTGATTTCAGATGTAACGGATATCGAAGGGGAAGGTGCTGACGCTGTTTTCATCCGCCCAATCTATTCCGGTAAAGCATTCGAAAAAGTGAAACTGAAAGAAGACGGCGTTGTCTTCATTACCGTGCGCCCGAACAACATCGCGCCGCTTGAGCGTGAAGAGCGTTCTGGCGATGTATCGAGCTTGTCGGTCGATATTACGAACTTGCGCACGATCATCAAAAACGTTGTCCGCAAATCAGCAGAAGGCGTCGACCTTTCTGAAGCGAAAGTCATCATCGCCGGCGGACGCGGCGTCAAGAGCAAGGAAGGCTTCGAGCCATTGCAGGAACTGGCCGACCTTCTCGGCGGCGCAGTCGGAGCATCACGCGGTGCGTGTGACGCAGATTACTGTGATTATTCCTTGCAGATCGGACAGACAGGTAAAGTCGTTACACCTGATCTCTACATCGCAGCAGGAATTTCCGGTGCGATCCAGCACATGGCAGGGATGTCCAACTCCAAAGTCATCGTTGCGATCAATAAAGACCCAGAAGCGAACATCTTCAAAGTAGCAGACTACGGAATCGTCGGAGACCTATTCGACGTCATCCCATTGCTCACAGAAGAATTCAAGAAAGTTATGTAA
- a CDS encoding AMP-binding protein: MSEKPWLAHYPAEVPHTLTYPSMPVQEYLTKAYEDFPQKTAIHFLGKDLSYEELYQSAMKMANYLQKLGIQKGDRVSIMLPNCPQAVISFYGILYAGGVVVMTNPLYTEREISYQMKDSGAKAIIALDILFPRINKVIKETDLENVIVTGIKDYLTFPKNLVYPFIQKKQYGMTVKVEHRGINHLFTEIMKTASPQITKPPFDFEEDLALLQYTGGTTGSPKGVMLTHRNLISNATMCDAWLYKSTRGEETIMGIIPLFHVYGLTTVLILSVMQGNKMVLLPKFDPEQALKTINKQKPTLFPGAPTLYIGLLNHPDIQKYDLSSIEACLSGSAPLPTEVQEKFERITGGKLVEGYGLTETSPVTHSNLVWGERTKGSIGMPYPDTDCEIFLPGTTDPVPNGQIGEIAIKGPQVMKGYWNRPDATAATIVDGWLLTGDLGYMDDEGQFFIVDRKKDMIIAGGFNIYPREIEEVLYEHEAIQECVVAGIPDPYRGETVKAYIVLKEGYTVTEEQLDKHCREHLAAFKVPRIYEFRKELPKTAVGKILRRSLVDEEIAKRDEAVPS; the protein is encoded by the coding sequence ATGTCCGAAAAACCGTGGTTAGCTCATTATCCGGCGGAAGTACCGCACACGCTAACGTATCCGAGCATGCCAGTCCAGGAATATTTGACGAAAGCCTATGAAGACTTTCCGCAAAAGACTGCAATTCATTTCCTGGGCAAGGATCTTAGCTACGAAGAATTGTACCAATCTGCCATGAAGATGGCCAATTACCTTCAAAAGCTAGGTATCCAAAAAGGCGACCGGGTATCCATCATGCTGCCGAACTGTCCACAGGCGGTCATCAGTTTTTATGGGATTCTTTACGCTGGGGGCGTCGTCGTCATGACAAATCCGCTTTATACGGAGCGGGAAATTTCCTACCAGATGAAGGATTCCGGTGCCAAGGCGATCATTGCACTTGATATTTTATTCCCGCGGATCAATAAAGTGATCAAAGAAACGGATCTTGAGAACGTTATCGTCACGGGCATCAAAGATTATCTGACATTCCCAAAAAACCTGGTGTACCCGTTCATCCAGAAAAAGCAATACGGCATGACGGTGAAAGTTGAGCACCGGGGGATCAATCACCTCTTTACGGAAATCATGAAAACAGCTTCGCCGCAAATTACTAAGCCGCCATTTGATTTTGAGGAAGACTTGGCGCTGCTGCAGTATACTGGCGGAACGACCGGATCGCCAAAAGGTGTCATGCTGACGCACCGCAATTTAATCTCCAATGCGACGATGTGCGACGCTTGGCTTTATAAATCGACGCGTGGGGAAGAAACGATCATGGGCATCATTCCCTTATTCCATGTGTACGGATTGACGACTGTCTTGATTTTGTCCGTCATGCAGGGCAATAAAATGGTGCTATTGCCGAAATTCGACCCAGAGCAGGCGCTCAAAACCATCAACAAACAAAAACCGACCTTGTTCCCTGGCGCACCGACGCTGTACATTGGCCTACTGAACCATCCGGACATCCAGAAATACGATTTGTCTTCCATTGAAGCATGCTTGAGTGGATCGGCACCATTGCCGACGGAAGTACAGGAGAAATTCGAACGCATTACGGGTGGCAAGCTCGTCGAAGGCTATGGCCTGACTGAAACATCACCCGTTACCCACTCGAATCTCGTATGGGGCGAACGGACAAAAGGCTCGATCGGCATGCCGTATCCAGACACGGATTGCGAAATCTTCCTTCCGGGAACGACTGATCCTGTACCAAACGGGCAGATCGGGGAAATCGCCATTAAAGGGCCGCAGGTGATGAAAGGCTATTGGAACCGTCCGGACGCTACGGCGGCTACGATTGTCGACGGCTGGCTATTGACTGGGGATCTTGGCTATATGGACGACGAAGGGCAATTCTTTATCGTCGACCGCAAAAAAGACATGATCATCGCAGGAGGCTTCAATATCTATCCAAGGGAAATCGAAGAAGTGCTGTATGAACACGAAGCAATCCAGGAATGCGTCGTCGCAGGAATCCCGGACCCGTACCGAGGCGAAACAGTAAAGGCATACATCGTATTGAAAGAAGGGTATACTGTAACAGAAGAACAATTGGATAAACATTGCCGCGAACATCTTGCTGCATTTAAAGTCCCGCGTATTTATGAGTTCCGCAAAGAACTTCCGAAAACGGCGGTCGGTAAAATATTGCGCAGATCGCTGGTGGATGAAGAGATCGCCAAACGCGACGAAGCAGTTCCTTCTTAA
- a CDS encoding DUF350 domain-containing protein, translated as MFEEGFWTHPLVETAGYFSVVVLCLIVAMVIFEIVTKYKNWEEIKSGNLAVAMATGGKIFGVTNIFRFSIEQHTTLFEMIGWGLFGFVLLIFAYILFEFLTPKFKVDEEIARDNRSVGLISMTISVGLSYVIGASIS; from the coding sequence ATGTTCGAGGAAGGATTTTGGACCCATCCGCTCGTTGAGACAGCTGGCTATTTCAGTGTAGTGGTCTTATGCTTGATCGTAGCGATGGTCATTTTTGAAATCGTAACAAAATATAAGAACTGGGAAGAAATCAAAAGCGGCAATTTGGCCGTGGCGATGGCGACTGGCGGAAAGATTTTCGGCGTCACGAATATTTTTCGCTTTTCGATTGAACAGCACACGACGCTGTTTGAAATGATTGGCTGGGGATTGTTCGGATTCGTGCTGTTGATTTTTGCATACATTCTCTTTGAATTTCTGACACCAAAGTTCAAAGTGGATGAAGAAATCGCCCGGGACAACCGTTCGGTCGGCTTGATTTCGATGACCATCTCGGTCGGGCTATCATATGTCATTGGAGCGAGTATTTCATAG
- the trxA gene encoding thioredoxin produces the protein MAIVKGTDQNFKQEVSEGLVLVDFWAAWCGPCKMIAPVLEELDADMDDKVKIVKLDVDENQQTASEYGIMSIPTLLLMKNGETVDKVVGFRPKEALAELVEKHA, from the coding sequence ATGGCAATCGTTAAAGGAACAGATCAGAATTTTAAACAAGAAGTTTCAGAAGGTCTCGTATTGGTAGACTTTTGGGCAGCATGGTGCGGGCCTTGTAAAATGATCGCTCCAGTTCTTGAAGAACTTGATGCAGATATGGACGATAAAGTGAAAATCGTGAAATTGGATGTTGATGAAAACCAGCAGACAGCTAGCGAATACGGCATCATGTCCATCCCGACACTTCTTTTGATGAAAAACGGCGAAACAGTCGATAAAGTCGTCGGCTTCCGTCCAAAAGAAGCTTTGGCTGAATTGGTTGAAAAACACGCATAA
- a CDS encoding TetR/AcrR family transcriptional regulator: MVKKDKPKYKQIIDAAVIVIAENGYHQAQVSKIAKQAGVADGTIYLYFKNKEDILISVFQEKMGVFVSELEKIIAKDASAADQLGMMINSHFSLLASDLHLAIVTQLELRQSNHDIRMKINNVLRGYLKLMDRILISGIESGEFDQNMDIRLARQMVFGTMDETITTWVMNDHKYDLVELAPKVQRLLLKGMQA, from the coding sequence ATGGTAAAGAAGGATAAACCGAAATATAAACAAATCATCGATGCTGCGGTTATTGTTATCGCAGAGAATGGTTACCACCAAGCGCAAGTTTCGAAAATTGCCAAGCAAGCCGGTGTAGCGGACGGGACGATTTATTTGTATTTTAAGAACAAAGAAGACATTCTTATTTCCGTCTTCCAAGAGAAGATGGGCGTGTTCGTCAGTGAGTTGGAAAAAATTATTGCCAAAGATGCAAGTGCTGCCGATCAGCTCGGCATGATGATCAACAGCCATTTCAGCTTGCTCGCAAGCGATCTGCACCTAGCGATCGTGACACAGCTTGAACTTCGTCAATCCAATCATGACATCCGCATGAAGATCAACAATGTATTGCGGGGATATTTGAAATTGATGGACCGGATTTTAATCAGTGGCATCGAGTCAGGAGAATTTGATCAAAATATGGATATTCGTTTAGCCCGCCAGATGGTTTTTGGTACAATGGATGAGACCATTACTACCTGGGTGATGAACGATCACAAGTATGATTTGGTCGAACTCGCACCGAAAGTGCAGCGCTTATTGCTGAAAGGCATGCAAGCGTAA
- a CDS encoding electron transfer flavoprotein subunit beta/FixA family protein, with product MNIYVLVKRTFDTEEKLVVSGGQIQEDGAEFIINPYDEYAIEEAITVRDAHGGEVTVVTIGDEEAEKQLRTALAMGADKAVLINTEDDVEEMDQFTAAYILAEYLKDKEADLILAGNVAIDGGSGQVGPRVADLLDINYVTTITSLEIEGETVKIVRDIEGDAEELETSLPLLVTAQQGLNEPRYPSLPGIMKAKKKPLEELELDDLDIEEDDVEAKTETIEVYLPPKKQAGRILEGEIPSQVSELVSLLRSEAKVI from the coding sequence ATGAACATTTATGTATTGGTAAAACGTACGTTTGACACAGAAGAAAAGCTGGTTGTCTCCGGTGGCCAGATTCAAGAAGATGGTGCTGAATTCATCATTAACCCATATGACGAGTATGCGATCGAAGAGGCCATCACGGTCCGAGACGCTCACGGCGGCGAAGTGACAGTAGTCACAATCGGCGACGAAGAAGCTGAAAAGCAATTGCGCACAGCACTTGCAATGGGCGCTGACAAAGCGGTCTTGATCAATACAGAAGATGATGTCGAGGAAATGGACCAGTTTACGGCAGCTTACATACTGGCAGAGTACTTGAAAGACAAAGAAGCGGACTTGATTCTTGCAGGTAACGTAGCGATCGACGGTGGATCCGGACAAGTCGGCCCGCGTGTAGCTGACTTGCTTGATATCAACTACGTGACGACGATCACAAGCCTTGAAATCGAGGGCGAAACAGTGAAAATCGTCCGTGATATCGAAGGGGATGCAGAAGAGCTTGAAACTTCATTGCCTTTATTGGTTACAGCTCAACAAGGCTTGAACGAGCCGCGCTATCCATCGCTACCAGGAATCATGAAAGCGAAGAAAAAACCGCTTGAAGAGCTTGAGCTCGATGATCTGGATATTGAAGAAGACGATGTAGAAGCGAAAACGGAAACGATCGAAGTTTACTTGCCGCCGAAAAAACAAGCCGGCCGTATTTTGGAAGGCGAAATTCCAAGCCAAGTTTCTGAACTGGTCAGCTTGCTTCGCTCTGAAGCGAAAGTTATATAA
- the uvrC gene encoding excinuclease ABC subunit UvrC: MKNEMIQHKLAVLPDQPGCYLMKDRQGTVIYVGKAKVLKNRVRSYFTGSHDTKTQRLVNEIEDFEYIVTSSDKEALILELNLIKKHDPKYNIRLKDNKTYPYLKITGERHPKLVITRQVKKDKGKYFGPYPNAYAASETKKLLDRLYPLRKCHTMPDRVCLYYHLGQCLAPCVKPVEKDTYREMIDGISRFLNGGFREVKQELTEKMSEAAENLEFERAKEYRDQISHIESVMEKQKMAMNDFTNRDVFAYAVDKGWMCVQVFFVRQGKLIEREVSMFPLYRDPEEEFLTFLGQFYEKPDHIKPNEILLQEAEDEEFLKEWLGAKVLVPQRGKKKDLVLLARKNAEIAIKEKFQLLERQEERTVGACNELGEAMNIHTPLRIEAFDNSHIQGADAVSAMVVFIDGKPSKKDYRKYKTRSAQKPDDYAAMREVVRRRYSRVLKDGLPLPDLIIIDGGKGQIESAREIIEDELGLDIPIAGLAKDAKHQTSQLLYGNPVEMVELKRTSEAFYLLQRIQDEVHRFVITFHRQLRGKNSIQSALDGLQGVGPKRKQQLLKHFGSVRKIKEANADEIQQAGIPEKLAVEIERHFKEQPLQQE, translated from the coding sequence ATGAAAAATGAGATGATTCAACATAAATTGGCAGTATTGCCGGACCAGCCGGGCTGCTATTTGATGAAGGACCGCCAAGGGACCGTTATTTATGTCGGCAAGGCAAAAGTGCTGAAAAATCGGGTGCGCTCTTACTTTACCGGCAGCCACGATACGAAAACCCAGCGCCTCGTCAATGAAATCGAGGACTTTGAATACATCGTCACGTCTTCAGACAAAGAAGCGCTGATCCTTGAATTGAACTTGATCAAAAAGCACGACCCGAAATACAATATCCGTCTGAAAGACAATAAGACCTATCCGTATTTGAAAATCACGGGTGAACGCCACCCGAAACTGGTTATCACGAGGCAGGTCAAAAAAGATAAAGGGAAATATTTCGGCCCTTATCCGAACGCCTATGCAGCGAGTGAAACGAAAAAGCTGCTGGATCGGTTGTACCCGCTTCGTAAATGCCATACGATGCCGGACCGCGTCTGCCTGTATTACCATCTCGGCCAATGCCTGGCGCCTTGCGTCAAGCCGGTGGAAAAGGATACGTACCGCGAAATGATCGATGGCATCAGCCGGTTCCTCAACGGCGGCTTCCGTGAAGTAAAGCAGGAGCTGACAGAAAAGATGAGCGAGGCGGCGGAGAACCTGGAGTTCGAACGGGCGAAAGAATACCGCGACCAGATCAGCCATATCGAATCGGTCATGGAAAAGCAGAAAATGGCGATGAACGATTTCACCAACCGCGACGTCTTTGCTTACGCTGTTGATAAAGGCTGGATGTGCGTGCAAGTATTTTTCGTGCGCCAAGGAAAGCTCATCGAGCGCGAAGTGTCGATGTTTCCCTTGTACCGAGACCCGGAAGAAGAATTCTTGACATTCCTCGGCCAGTTCTATGAAAAGCCGGATCATATTAAACCGAATGAAATCCTGTTGCAGGAAGCGGAAGACGAAGAATTCCTGAAAGAGTGGCTCGGCGCGAAAGTACTCGTCCCGCAGCGCGGCAAGAAAAAAGATTTGGTGTTGCTCGCGCGCAAGAACGCGGAAATCGCCATCAAGGAGAAATTCCAATTGCTCGAGCGCCAGGAAGAACGTACGGTTGGTGCCTGCAATGAATTGGGCGAAGCGATGAACATCCACACGCCGCTGCGCATTGAGGCATTCGATAACTCCCATATCCAAGGGGCGGATGCAGTGTCTGCGATGGTCGTCTTTATCGACGGCAAACCGTCGAAGAAAGACTACCGGAAATACAAAACCCGCTCCGCGCAGAAGCCCGATGATTATGCGGCAATGCGTGAAGTGGTCCGCAGACGCTACAGCCGTGTGCTGAAGGACGGCTTGCCGCTGCCCGACTTGATTATCATCGATGGGGGCAAAGGCCAGATCGAATCGGCGCGCGAAATCATCGAAGACGAACTCGGGCTCGACATTCCGATTGCCGGCCTCGCGAAAGATGCCAAGCACCAAACGTCCCAGCTTCTGTACGGAAATCCGGTCGAGATGGTGGAGCTCAAACGCACGAGTGAAGCATTTTATTTATTGCAGCGCATTCAAGATGAAGTCCACCGTTTTGTCATCACCTTCCACCGTCAATTGCGCGGCAAGAATTCGATTCAATCCGCGCTCGACGGCTTGCAAGGCGTCGGCCCGAAACGTAAGCAGCAATTGCTGAAGCATTTCGGCTCTGTACGGAAAATCAAGGAAGCGAACGCTGACGAAATTCAGCAGGCCGGCATTCCCGAGAAACTGGCCGTGGAAATCGAGCGGCATTTCAAAGAACAGCCGTTGCAACAGGAATAA